ACTATTAATAGATTCTCCTTTATTTATACAACATTTTTTGATATACTTTTGTTGTTCCATTGTTAGCATCCTTTCACTTACCCCCTTTAGATTCGCAACTAAAAGGGTAATATTTTTTAGGACTGCTGGCAATGGTTTTTTCATTTTTTGATTCCTACAACAAGAAAATATATTTTTAAAATTTCCAGTTCTAGTTCTCTAATTTTATCTTGCCATTCTATCTAATTTAATTATGCCATAAACAATGTAAAAAGAAATTTGTCATTTTTTATTTATTAAACTTATCTTTAAATTATTTTTTTATCTTTGTAGATATTAATATTGTCTTTGTTCATAGTGAAAGTAGGGAATATTCTAGAAAAATGTTTTGAAAATGAAGGTACAAGTATTTTGTTATTTTATTGTGTAGGCTAAAGAGGATTATTTCTACGAACAAAAGTGGCAAGCAGGCATAAGGGTGACCACCTGATACTTTTGCTTGTTAGGGAAGTATGCACAATTCCACTGAAACGATGATAAATTATCGTGCTACGCCTCATAAATGATGCTATAAAATCTTTGTATCGTTGTAGTTGTTATCCCATATTTATTTTCGAGATTCTGGAAGGTAGGATTAGTTGTATTATAGAGATCAATTAGCATTCTTTTAAAATCATCATCATATCGTTTGCTGTATGATTTCATTTAGACACTTCCTTTCAGATATAAATATTATATCCTGATTCTCGTATCTATGCTTTTATACTAACACCAATTTGACCCCTAAAAATAGAGTGTTTTATAGATGACATTGTTAGAACTATACGTCTTACTATAGATAATATTTATACCTTATTATTTCTAAATAAACAAAGAACTAACCACTAAGTATAACCCCTCATGTCAAAGTAATGACATCAAAAAATATAAAAATTTGCTAAAGCTAAAATTACCATTGAACATGGCAAACAATAGATTTAGGGAAGATAAAGATAGATTAAATTTTCTCTAAGTTTTTATATATAGCCATAAAAAATAACAATAAAGGCCACAAAAAACTTAGCTTCCTCTCCCACTATACATGCGACGAATATGCTATAATAATGGCATGAACATACAGCATTGGTAAATTTTATTTGTGTATAGACTATTAATTATTGAAGATGATAAAAAAATAGCACAACAGATTCGCAAGTATTTAGAGAGTATGGGTATAGTGTGGATATTGCAAGTTCTTATGAAGAAGCAATTTATAAAATGAATAGCCTGTTCGATTTGGCTTTGCTAGATATCAATCTACCAGATAAAGACGGAACTAGCTTATTGGCTACCTTAAAAAATAAAGATATTCGGGTAATAATTACAACGGTAAAAAATGATGAAAGTTTCATTATTGAAGCATTAGATAGTGGGGCAGATGACTATCTAACCAAACCATTTAACTGAGGTATTTTAAGAGCAAGAATTGATGCTACTTTACGAACCTTACCCATTCGCACTGGCAATACAATTAAGTATAAGGAATGTGCTCTAGATTTAGATAAAGGTATTATTTGTTTTTTGGATGCCCCTTTTGAATTTACTGCACTTGAGTACGAGGTACTCTCTTTGTTTATTAAAAATCCACACAGAATATATACAAGGAACCAACTTTTAGAGCGTTTTTGGGAAGAACGTGAACAATTTGTCAACGACAATACGTTGACAGCCACGATAAAAAGAATACGAGACAAAACATCAAAATCGATTATTACCACTGTACGTGGAATTGGATACAGG
Above is a genomic segment from Alkaliphilus oremlandii OhILAs containing:
- a CDS encoding winged helix-turn-helix domain-containing protein; its protein translation is MFIKNPHRIYTRNQLLERFWEEREQFVNDNTLTATIKRIRDKTSKSIITTVRGIGYRMD
- a CDS encoding response regulator transcription factor, giving the protein MDIASSYEEAIYKMNSLFDLALLDINLPDKDGTSLLATLKNKDIRVIITTVKNDESFIIEALDSGADDYLTKPFN